The genomic interval TTGGACTGCTGGCATTCCAGACCTTGCTGCTACTGCTCTACCTGTGCGTGGCTTCGGTGATCATCCTGGGTAGCAACATTTTGCACAAATTTGAAAAGAAGACCCAGCCTCAGGAGGCTGCAAAGGTGCTCGCTAAGGAGTGTAAGGAGGAGTAATTAATTATAGGGTGCACCTAAATAGAATGCATATGGCTCACACGCCAAAATATATTAACACGTAATACAACTATCGTACTGTTCTCAGGCGCTCATTGTTCGTAGACCCTCATGCTACACTGACTACAGTAAATCATTTGAGTTGAGTACATAATCTTGTGTGACTTAGAAGACCTGCTAcagtaaaagtacaagtacagggataccagtacagtagctactgtcATACAGTAGTCGGTGGCTCCATATTAGATCCCACCTGCACAAGTATttacagtgtacagtacttgtacttgtgctttAGTAGTCAACTAATACTGCCAAACGCCTTAGCTGATAATATAATCCTTTCAGCTGATAGGGGTGCCGCAGGGCCGAAAGAGGCAACTAATAAACGAATAATGGGGGCTCTCAAATATGATCGATTCTGACATAATACCAGCCCGACAGGTCGACAAGTCTCTCAATTCGTCACTTCGAGGTACTTACACAGaatgtatgtacgagtacgatacttgtaaaCGGTATCTGCCAATCTCGATACTTCTACATGTGAATAGTCTGACAGTGGCCACCATACTGTAAACAGTTTACAAGatctctctttctcttaATTCATGCTTATCCTTATATTCATAACTATCATTAAACAGTttactgttgctgttgttgtccCATTGTAGTTTACATCTTGGGAAGAGAAGGACCAACATAAATTTCCTCCAGGCCCTTTCTGAGATCCGCGGGAATTGGAACCGCCTTGTTGGTGGTCGAGTCGACGAAGACATGCACAAATTTTcccagagccttgaccttTTGGTTTCTCAGCTCTCTGAACAGAGCCTCTTCTGTGGTGGCAGGTACGGGATCTTCTCCGGAGTTGGCCCAGGCCTCGTAGACAATGCTTTCTGCTGACTCCTCTTGCTCGGCCGTTTTGCTCTGTTGAAAGACTCCGATCTCAAACTCCACAGACGATCGTCCAAGTTTCCGTACTGCCAGACCGAGCACCAGAGGTTTGGGGAATCCGTCGATGATCTCGAAGTATTCTGAGCCTGAGGCGACCACGAGAGCCCGTAGATCGCCCATCACGTTATGTTTGCATTGATCCCAGTAGTATCCGTTAACAAGTGCATCGTAGAAGTGGTAGTAGACAGCGTTGTTGAGATGGCCATATTGGTCGTTGTCAGACCATCGAGTCGACTGAGTAACCACGAAGGGgtactccttgagcttgggTCGTGTGATTCGGGGGGCCATGTTAGATGTGGAAGACGTAAATAGTCGTTTGGTGGTAGGTGTATGGGCCGACAGAGTAGAGACACCTTTAATAGAAAGATTCAGAGATCGTAACATCATGGGCTGATATAAGAGTGTTAGAGTTACCTCGGCAGGTGAGTagggtggagatggggaAATACACACAGACAAACAAGACTCTAGAGACGCTGTCACAATTACGAGACTACTACAATGCCATTTATTCTGCTTCAGATTATCAAAATTCAGACCATCATTACTACATCCCACCCTTGCAGTTGAAAGACCTCGGTAAAAACACTAATTCATGTGATGGCGGCCATTACCCCGTGGGGAAGGTTAATAAATatggtgggggaggggtGATAATTACAATTGTCGAGATGTGACGCTGAAAGAGTAGAACTTCTTGAAAATTGTGTACAATTGCATCCCACTTAAAACTTAGAGTGTGATTTGTACAAAAATGATACCGTTTGTCATTTCCCACCTCTTTGCTTACTAAGCAACATAAAGGCTTTGCATCACCCCAATTAATCCGATCGACCGAAGTATAATATCCAGCGCAAGTTTCAGCGCTCCGGAACAATTGTTGCCCTGTAACAGATTGAagatcacatgacccatCTTCCGACTCCTACCCTGTCTTTGAGGTCTCTTGGCTGCATTATTGTGGGTTATTGTGGTGTGATGTTTCGGAAAAAGTGGTGCGACCATTGGGAGTGTACGAGACTTGGATTAACCAAGTGAACAAGCACCAACAGTAGGATGGTGTTGGAAAGTGCCCATGGATAGCTATGGATGTACTATTTAGCAATACGGGAGATGAGTATAAAAACATGCATAGATGGGCCGATTGCTTCAGATGACAAGAGAATCATTGTGGTTGATACTCCTTTCTCTGTATTATGACACCTCCTTGATTACTGGTTGATTCAGGCTTCAGACTTTCCATCCTTGATGCGAACTCTGAACTCTGCCTACAGGTGTAcgagtatatatactgaTCAAAGAACGAGTACTGCTTACTAACAGACCCACCGACTGACACAAATGCCGTACGATCCAACCACAGCACGTCCTTCTGTTTATTTGCACTCTTGAGACGCACGTCTACACGGCGTTTGGCACTAAACCCCGTACATATTGCGCAGGCGTTGGGGTACATGAGGCAAACTTTCGGGCTGGGGTCGGGATATGATGATGGTGAGAATGTAGTTTCGGGGATGAGTCGGTGTTGTAGAAGGGAAATACGTGGCTGTGCTTTAAATAAAAGAATGGGACAGATTACGTAGCACGTAGATAGGATGGCCACGTTCCATACTCGTAATGTATTCGCATACACTGTTAAGGATCAGCTGGGTTATACTCTGCTGCCTGGCTTTCATGTATGTTGGAGAGGAGGCGTATTGTGTGGTTGTACTTGAGGTTCGTTAGGGTCTTGTATATACAGCGCGAAATGAGGCAGCCCTTGTACCGGTAGCTAATAGGCAAGCGCTTTTTTTGGTCTACATATTCACCCCATGCCATTCTTAAGGGCACTGGGATTTGTATTGTTACTGGTCGGAAAGAATCGGCAGCACTGTGTGGGGAGACTGGGATGGCCGAATATGGCGCAGCTGAAACAGGGTAGTTCTCCCATTAATTAAAGATAGAAGTTCTTTGCACAGCCAGAGCCCGCCAGCCGGGTAGCATACCCAATGACTCGTTCACATGACTATAAAACGGACCCGGAAAAATCCAACATTTCGCTCTACATGCAGATGCAGGTTGGCCCGGAAATATCCGGATGGGCGGTCAAACTAGCAAGTGGCGTGTCGATTAAATACGGGCAAGAACTTGTGTTTGTAGTAATGATATGAAGTTGAGCCGATTGGGGTGTCTCCTCTCTATAAGTACTCTCCCCTCATTTTGTTCACTCTTCCCCCACCCTACCTCAACCATCATATGATGAACCTAGTTGCTGTGCGTCTAACTAGCCTAACCTTCGTGCAACCTTAGTTCGGGGTCAGTAGATATACAGGCCAGGACACAGCTCTAGCTTTCCATTCAATTGCACCCAGAGTGTAGTGAGTGACCAAACGACACGAACGGCACGCAATCAAcaccgacacaaacagatcCGACAAACACTCTCCTTCTGACACACACAGACCATGTACAAATACATGACTCGCGCGGGGTCCAAAGTGGCCTGCCGATTCACCCGCAACATGAGCACCCAAGCACACAAAAGCTCGCCCGGCAAGTTTCGAAAACTCGTTAGACTCACGGCGGGCGGATGTCTCGTGGGATACACCGCTGCCGTCTTTTTCGCCTCTCGAGACGAGCGGTTCAGAGACATTTTTATCGAAAAGTTCCCGTTTGGCCGGCCCATTGGCGAGTACTTCGAGGAGCAAGAAATCAAGAAAAACAGAGACTCgcccaagcccaagcctATTCCTACTTCTCCTTCTGGCCAGCCCAATGCTCGAACCAGCCATCTGTCGGCCCTGTACCCCGACAAATCCAACCCTAACGCCATGACCAACAACCCCGATGGGGACTCGCACCAAGAGCGAAAGTTCAACCTCGAGAGAGCTCTTTCTTCCAAGGGCACCAAGAAGGAATACTTTGACCCTCTGACTGAGAACCAGGGCAACTTCTTCGACCCCTCAAGTGGAGTGGTTGCCGAGGAACACAAGGAGTACCTGCCCCTGATTCTGCTGCACGACTCGGCCGACCATGCTGCCCGACACTCGGCTATGGCTCTCAACGAcctcatctcctccatcaacacCTCCATTGTCACCAACGACTCGGTTAAGAACGTCTCCGACTCGCTCATCCAGCTGTCCGAGTTTGTTGCCGTCAACCACCCCGAGATCCAGACCCAGCTGTCTGAGCGTCTGGGCGAAAAGGCCCGCCGATTCCATGCGCTGGGCGAGCATTACCACACCATTATCCAGGACTTTCTGCAAAACGAGGTCGAGCACGGGCCTCACCAGGGCCACGCCGCAGAGGTCGAATTGACCATCTACGAGACCGACAAAATGAGAGACCTGCGAAAGAACGTGATCCAGGAAATCCATGATACAGAAGACCTGCTGGTGAAGTACTGCAACCGGTACTCGCGACCCGAGGGACCCGTAGCAGAGGTCATCACTCGACGGGTGCCCACAGTTGAGACTGTGACTCTGGAGCCCATTGACTCGACTGCCAAGGCAGCCTTTGACGcgtccaagtacaagtctCAGATCTCAGCAGCCGAGCAGTCGCTAGCCGTGCTGGTGGCCGCAGTGCAGCACTCGTCGGTTCTGGGGGTGGACCCGTTTGTGGAGGGCGTCAAGCAGGCCATCAACAATGTGGACATTGGAGATCGGTCCAAGATTCTGAccgaggctctcaagaacgtGACTGTTCCCAGTGACGTCAACCTCACTCCTTATCTGGAGCAGATCACCGACAAGAGTTCCTAACTTGCAAGCATTTATCTAACGTTATTGATTATGGAAACGATAGACTATGGCCCGTAGGGTTGTATTGACATGAAACCAGACCGAAGTGTACCATACGAGTGTGTAATTCGGAGGAGGCACAAAAAGGGAGACTCAATGTAGAAATGTTCACAATTGAAGTTGGGTTGCTCAATCATATTGTGACAGTTATGTTCAGCAGCATTTACAGGTGGATGCACGACATCCGTGGTCAACTCGTACTTGTCACCTGAAGATGTGGTAAGTTGGAATCCACTGTCTTTCATGTGTCCCAGACACTCTAGACTCATGTCTTGTACCTTTTATCTGGAATTAGTAAAGGTACGACTTCTTTATCATTGTCTCCTTAGAATGCATCTAGAGAGAGAAATGACACGCATTGGGCGAGTTGGCTTAGTTAGCTTGTATAGATATTTTAGCTACGCAATGGgaatatactgtacagtaccaagAAGTGCCGAACGTACTCTCCATAATCACATGATCTTGGCACACGGCTGATCTCGTTCACATGGAGTGCAAGTACTCGTATAGCagagaggagaagatcgCCGTGACATCGTGTTGTCACATGTATGGTGTCGGGCAGTGAGCTTGACAAACATTAGTTAACGAGGCAGATGACAGATTATAGACCAGTTCGACTGGATGCCTGAACGGGTTTCGTCAGGGTTCGTCAGGGTTTCGCATGGCTGTCGTCGACGGTGGAAATTGTGTAAAACTCGAACTGAAAGTTCTTTTGGAAGTTAAACCATCGTTGGTCGAGAAAGCATCTGGAGATGATAGCTTGGATTCTCGAAAAAGTTTTCAATATTCAATAATACACGGACACACCTCCGCTACGGGGGCTACGGTTGAGTTGACGCATGAGGAGCTACCTCTTCGTCGGCTCgcgttcaataaataatatcGATTGCTCGCAAATGTGTTCATTAGTGCATTTTCTAAATGACACCTTTTGAGATGGCTAAATGCCTTTTGTAACTTCCCTAATAAAAGAGTTGTTTAGATGTAACCGATCTTGTTGGCAATGTCAAGAGCATCGTGGTCGGCGGTGAGTCGGACGAAAGCCTTCTTCTTACCGTCGGGTCGGATGAGGGTGTTGACAGAGGCAATCTCGACCTCGTAGAGCTTCTTGATAGCATCTCGGATCTGGTACTtgttggccttcttgttgacaaTGAAGACAAGGGTGTTGGAGTCCTCGATCTTCTTCATGGCAGTCTCAGTGTTAAGGGGAGAGATGATGACATCGTAAGAGTCCATTCGGGGGTAGTGAGCAACGGCCTTTCGCTGGTACAGGGGCTTCTTGgggagctcaaggacctTGGGTCGTCggaagatggtggaggaTCGGTACTTGAGGGTCTTGGAGCCGTTGGTACCCTTGAGggcagccttcttggcgttcTGAGCTTGAGTGGCGGCCATTGTTGATGTCGTGAGTGTGAGCTGAGGAACTAAGATTTTTGAGCCGGCGGATTTGATGTAGTGAAAAGTTTGGCACCGCTTTAGGTTAGCCTGTGACTGTCTTTAGGGCTAACCCTAGACTAAAGGCAGGGTAACTCTGTGTGGGAGCGGAAGATGTGGTAGGGGAATTATTACCAGGTAAATATTTGTCTTGTAGTGGCATGTGGACAGAAACATTCAACCATAATGACGATTTCTAGAGCTATATTTAGGGTCGTCTAAAataggtcacgtggataGATGACCCCAAAAAGGACGAACCTTAAACCCTTATTGGTAGACGGAGTTTGGACTTGGTGATGGGATGGATGGATG from Yarrowia lipolytica chromosome 1F, complete sequence carries:
- a CDS encoding uncharacterized protein (Compare to YALI0F25509g, no similarity), translating into MYKYMTRAGSKVACRFTRNMSTQAHKSSPGKFRKLVRLTAGGCLVGYTAAVFFASRDERFRDIFIEKFPFGRPIGEYFEEQEIKKNRDSPKPKPIPTSPSGQPNARTSHLSALYPDKSNPNAMTNNPDGDSHQERKFNLERALSSKGTKKEYFDPLTENQGNFFDPSSGVVAEEHKEYLPLILLHDSADHAARHSAMALNDLISSINTSIVTNDSVKNVSDSLIQLSEFVAVNHPEIQTQLSERLGEKARRFHALGEHYHTIIQDFLQNEVEHGPHQGHAAEVELTIYETDKMRDLRKNVIQEIHDTEDLLVKYCNRYSRPEGPVAEVITRRVPTVETVTLEPIDSTAKAAFDASKYKSQISAAEQSLAVLVAAVQHSSVLGVDPFVEGVKQAINNVDIGDRSKILTEALKNVTVPSDVNLTPYLEQITDKSS
- a CDS encoding 60S ribosomal protein uL23 (Compare to YALI0F25531g, similar to Saccharomyces cerevisiae RPL25 (YOL127W); ancestral locus Anc_3.43, highly similar to uniprot|P08792 Pichia jadinii 60S ribosomal protein L25) codes for the protein MAATQAQNAKKAALKGTNGSKTLKYRSSTIFRRPKVLELPKKPLYQRKAVAHYPRMDSYDVIISPLNTETAMKKIEDSNTLVFIVNKKANKYQIRDAIKKLYEVEIASVNTLIRPDGKKKAFVRLTADHDALDIANKIGYI
- a CDS encoding uncharacterized protein (Compare to YALI0F25487g, weakly similar to uniprot|O07408 Mycobacterium tuberculosis hypothetical protein and uniprot|Q9HU04 Pseudomonas aeruginosa hypothetical protein and uniprot|Q9DCP4 Mus musculus hypothetical protein); protein product: MMLRSLNLSIKGVSTLSAHTPTTKRLFTSSTSNMAPRITRPKLKEYPFVVTQSTRWSDNDQYGHLNNAVYYHFYDALVNGYYWDQCKHNVMGDLRALVVASGSEYFEIIDGFPKPLVLGLAVRKLGRSSVEFEIGVFQQSKTAEQEESAESIVYEAWANSGEDPVPATTEEALFRELRNQKVKALGKFVHVFVDSTTNKAVPIPADLRKGLEEIYVGPSLPKM